TTTTGATTCTAGTTAACAATATGGAACTTGATTCTAGTAAGGGAAGCCAAATCAGCATAACACCAACTAGTTCAACTCTGTTTTACCACTTCCACTTTGTTGATTGTCTTATGTCTGCTTTGTTTCCAGCTTTCGGAGATTGTGAATCATGGAAAACTGGTGTCTGATGAGATCATCATAAATCTGCTGTCAAAGCGCCTTGAGGAGGGAGGAGACAAGGGTGAATTAGGGTTCATACTTGATGGTTTTCCAAGAACTATAAGACAAGCGGTGAGCTAGTTATTTGACCTGGTTGTAATTATGCAAGACATATATAATTGCAACAAATGTGGAACTTCATTCTAGTAATAGTTTTGATGTACCATAGTTCATGTCTATGGTTGAGATCAACTGAGTCTTCAAACTTATCTGCAGTTTTTTGTTGATAAAAAAGAACTTATCCGCTCATATCGCGTGACAGTTCCCAAACTAAATTGTATAGTGTGGTTTGTTAGGAAATACTGGAGGGAGTCACAGATATTGATTTGGTGATCAATCTCAAACTTCGAGAAGAGGCTCTGCTTGCAAAATGCGTTGGTAGAAGGAAGTGCAGCCAGTGTGGAGGAAACTTCAATGTGGCCTCCATTGACATTGAGGGTGAGAATGGTGGGCCTCGAATGTATATGCCTCCACTACTACCTCCTCCACAGTGCGAATCGAAGTTAATTACCAGAGCAGATGATACTGAAGAGGTGGTAAAGGAGCGATTGCGTGTTTACCATGATTTGGTACGTAGCAGTGAACCTTAAATTTCATTTTTTGAGTTTTATTTGTGTTGttatttactccctccgttcctaaatatttgtctttttagatatttcaacaagtgaccacatacggagcaaaatgagatttcaaatggactaccacatatggatgtatagacatattttagagtgtagattcactcattttgctccgtatgtagtcacttgttgaaatctctaaaacacaaatatttaggaacggagggagtaaaatTTATGAGATCATAACGATCAACTTGCACTAGTAGGGCGTATGAAGCTATGTTTGTTTAGGTACGAGATCAGTAGTGAATTTAGCAGTATAGAAAAGGGATGCTAGGTCGTTTATATTTCAACATGACCTTAAACTTGCATGTATGAAATACCGAGACATGTTGAGACATATTGAACTTTGTTATTTTCTGAGGTTTTTTATGATAATTATTTACTACTGTTTAGCCAATTGGCTCTGGAATTTATGTGTATTTGTTGTTCCAAATTCAGCAATGAGCACATTTCATCTTCCAAACTTGAAATTATATGATGCAACTCCTATGGTAATATTCCCCCTCACTGGTATAGGCTAGGAATATTTCCTCTATACATTTGATCATAGCTCTGTTCTCAGTGTATGACCCTGTTATGGGTGTTATCCTTTTTAAGCAAGCCGTCATCTTTGCAGTGTGAACCAGTGGAGGATTTCTACAGAGCACGGGGGAAACTCTTGGAGTTCGATTTACCAGGAGGAATCCCCGAATCATGGCCGAAGCTGCTCCAAGCTTTGAATATAGAAGAAGATCCTGATAACAATAGATCTGCAGCAGCATAATTTTGTGAGTGTCAGAAATGCGTATTATGTATTTGTAGCCTATGTCAAACATAGTTACCCGATAAGCATTACTGGCATCTCT
This region of Triticum urartu cultivar G1812 unplaced genomic scaffold, Tu2.1 TuUngrouped_contig_4306, whole genome shotgun sequence genomic DNA includes:
- the LOC125527639 gene encoding probable adenylate kinase 6, chloroplastic (The sequence of the model RefSeq protein was modified relative to this genomic sequence to represent the inferred CDS: added 131 bases not found in genome assembly), translated to AGRWAGRGRGGPGPVEDGARVQWVFLGCPGVGKGTYAGRLSRLLGVPHIATGDLVRDELASSGPLAKQLSEIVNHGKLVSDEIIINLLSKRLEEGGDKGELGFILDGFPRTIRQAEILEGVTDIDLVINLKLREEALLAKCVGRRKCSQCGGNFNVASIDIEGENGGPRMYMPPLLPPPQCESKLITRADDTEEVVKERLRVYHDLCEPVEDFYRARGKLLEFDLPGGIPESWPKLLQALNIEEDPDNNRSAAA